The following proteins are co-located in the Oncorhynchus clarkii lewisi isolate Uvic-CL-2024 chromosome 30, UVic_Ocla_1.0, whole genome shotgun sequence genome:
- the LOC139389490 gene encoding uncharacterized protein, with product MSPPNSDQTITQIKDTKHLMVSAYKDHRVDGAIRIISIIRRGDLQPLHCFFCGGHGCFPASVAQVEMHSDHFGFPFVTTDVLCQSPSMYNVTHVTISIHSDIKANQNQHFLSIQNKELREEKIFPYNFTVCISNLFGGYNNVLQFVQTMEMYKLLGVQRVVIYNTSCGQDLEPVLVHYREEGILEIVEWPIDQFLNPSKGWRFEEHKGDLHYYGQLTTLNECIYRYMYQSKYVLLHDIDEIVMPYQHANLHLLLEDLQYQHPRVGVFVIENHIFPKNHYEDSGKFKLPQWREIPGINILEHIYREPSREAVINPTKLIVNPRHVVQTSVHSVLKTLGETFWVPPDVCRLVHVRVPLQGSLTKDQLLVDKKLWEYEKELVQNVDNTLRKSGLLL from the exons ATGTCTCCCCCCAATAG TGATCAAACAATAACTCAGATTAAAGACACTAAGCATTTAATGGTGTCTGCCTACAAAGACCACAGAGTGGATGGAGCAATCCGTATCATTAGTATAATCAGAAGAGGTGATCTCCAGCCACTTCATTGTTTTTTCTGTGGTGGACATGGCTGCTTTCCTGCCTCAGTGGCACAGGTGGAGATGCACAGTGACCATTTTGGATTCCCATTTGTGACCACAGATGTGCTGTGCCAGAGTCCATCTATGTATAATGTGACACATGTCACTATATCAATACATTCAGATATCAAAGCCAACCAAAACCAGCACTTCCTGTCCATACAAAACAAAGAACTGAGAGAGGAGAAGATATTTCCATACAACTTTACAGTGTGCATCTCCAACCTTTTCGGGGGCTACAACAATGTCCTGCAGTTTGTTCAAACTATGGAGATGTACAAACTCCTTGGGGTGCAGAGAGTGGTTATCTATAACACCAGCTGTGGTCAGGACTTGGAACCAGTGTTAGTTCACTACAGGGAAGAGGGTATACTGGAAATAGTAGAATGGCCAATTGATCAGTTCCTCAACCCATCCAAAGGCTGGAGGTTTGAGGAGCACAAAGGAGATCTCCACTACTATGGGCAGCTGACCACTCTGAATGAATGCATCTATAGATACATGTACCAGTCAAAGTATGTACTTCTTCATGACATTGATGAGATCGTGATGCCTTACCAACATGCCAATTTGCATCTACTGCTGGAGGACCTTCAATACCAGCACCCCAGAGTAGGAGTCTTTGTCATCGAGAACCACATATTCCCCAAAAACCATTACGAAGACAGTGGCAAGTTTAAACTGCCACAATGGAGGGAAATTCCAGGGATCAATATCCTGGAGCATATTTACAGAGAACCCTCGAGAGAAGCTGTTATCAACCCTACCAAACTGATTGTCAACCCTAGACATGTAGTACAAACATCTGTTCACTCTGTGCTGAAGACTTTAGGGGAGACCTTCTGGGTACCACCTGATGTGTGTCGGCTAGTACACGTCAGAGTTCCCCTGCAAGGGAGCCTCACTAAAGATCAGCTGCTTGTGGACAAAAAGCTGTGGGAATATGAAAAGGA